A window of Rhododendron vialii isolate Sample 1 chromosome 11a, ASM3025357v1 contains these coding sequences:
- the LOC131307337 gene encoding transcription factor RAX1-like, whose protein sequence is MGRAPCCDKSKVKRGPWSPDEDATLKDYLHNYGTGGNWIALPHKAGLKRCGKSCRLRWLNYLRPNIKHGGFTEEEDNIICALYTKLGSRWSIIASHLPGRTDNDVKNHWNTKIKKKLMAPKTNIGEPSNSLPLLPQTEPYDAPCNFSTLLNQSCPQMIPSLTEVNYCLDIDNESLICGQIHYPLPAITEGFDFGGNCSRRISGFSPLAMENSYASLSSGDSDLGFSVDFGPGYDPRELINNPGIWTAQESTIGNEFGNSIIPNSVNSFYYQDTNPHGVDHCGTNPQEY, encoded by the exons ATGGGAAGAGCACCTTGTTGTGACAAGAGTAAGGTGAAGAGAGGACCATGGTCTCCAGATGAAGATGCAACTCTCAAGGACTACCTTCACAACTATGGCACTGGTGGCAATTGGATTGCCTTGCCTCACAAAGCTg GACTAAAGCGTTGCGGCAAGAGTTGTCGTCTGAGGTGGCTCAATTACCTTAGGCCAAACATCAAACATGGAGGCTTTACAGAAGAGGAAGACAACATTATTTGTGCCCTCTATACTAAACTTGGCAGCAG ATGGTCTATCATAGCATCTCACTTGCCCGGAAGAACAGACAACGATGTGAAGAATCATTGGAAcaccaaaataaagaaaaagctAATGGCACCCAAAACCAACATTGGAGAGCCTTCGAATTCACTGCCTTTGCTACCACAAACAGAACCATATGATGCCCCTTGCAATTTTTCAACTCTGCTCAACCAAAGTTGTCCTCAGATGATCCCATCGCTAACCGAGGTCAATTACTGTCTAGACATCGATAACGAGAGCTTAATCTGTGGCCAAATTCACTACCCTCTTccggcaatcaccgaaggatttgattttggtggAAATTGCTCTAGGCGAATTTCGGGGTTTTCTCCACTTGCTATGGAAAATAGTTATGCGTCGTTGTCCAGTGGAGATAGCGATTTGGGATTTTCTGTGGATTTTGGCCCAGGGTACGATCCTCGTGAGCTTATTAATAATCCTGGGATTTGGACTGCTCAAGAGAGTACAATTGGTAATGAGTTTGGGAATTCCATTATTCCGAATTCGGTTAACTCTTTTTATTACCAAGACACTAACCCACATGGAGTGGATCACTGTGGGACTAATCCCCAAGAGTACTGA